Genomic window (Chloroflexota bacterium):
GCCACTCCATGTGAGTCCCCTCACCCACGAACATCGCTCCAGTTAGCAGGCCGGGCGGGAAAACCTTTGCCCATTTAGGGTTGCGGTCTTCCACGGTATCGCAATAGAGGCGAATCATACTCTTATCGGCCTCGAGGGTCACCTCGCTACCACATTTCCCTATCATAGCTTTCAGGTCTTCAACAGTGGCCATGTTCTTTGCCTCCTTACTTGGGATTCTACGCCTTGCCAATTCGCAAGGCGATCACAGGCTACAGGCTACCAGGCCTTACTCAAAATGCAAGCGGCATTGTTTCCGGCGTACCCATAGGTTTGGGCCAGCGCTACCTTGGGATTGTTCTTGACCTGCCGCTCACCGGCTTCGCCGCGCAACTGCTTCACTAGCTCGTATATCTGGAACAATCCCTGAGCCACCACCGCCTCGCCGCAGGCACCCAGGCCGCCGCTAGGACAAACTGGAAGCTCGCCGTCAATGGGGTCGACCTTACCGCTCCTGAGCAGCTTTTCAGCCTCCCCGTCCTTCGCCTGGAGCATGCAGTCTAGATAGGCGAAGTAGTGCCAGGAGCTATTGTCTGGCAACTCTATTACATCTATGTCCTCTGGTTTCCTGCCGGACATCTTGTAGGCAGCAGCGATGGCGTTTCTGCTCTCTGTCAGGATGCCAACGCCCGGTCTAGGGTAAGCACTCAAGTACGTCAAAGGTATGGTGTGATCGCCAAAGGTGGGGCTGCCGATGACGGCGGCCTCCACCAGCACGGGCTTCTTGGTATACTTCTTGGCTTTGTCTGCGGCACACACTATGATGGCCCCCGCTCCGTCGCTGGTAGCGCAAATCTCCATCAGGTGCAGCGGGGCACATACCATTGGCGATTCCAAGACCTGCTGCTTGGTGAAGGCCTTCTTGTATCTTGTCTTTGGGTTAAGAGGGGCAATCTTGCTGGTTATGACTTTGACCATGGCCAGATCATCTTCGGTAGTACCTAAGTCGTGCATTCTTCTCTGGCACTCCATGGCCCAGTAGGCTGGATTCGTCTCTCCTGTCATGACGTAACGTATGTAGTCCAGGTCGAATTGGGGATCCTGCGATTGTGGTCTGAAGAAGCCCCCGGCGGACCTATCGGCTGCCACGGCGATGGCGGTGTCATACAATCCGCTGGCAACTGCCAGATAGGCTTCTCTGAAGATGGCCCCGCCGGTAGCGCAGGCATTGGCACAACTGGTGATAGGTATTCCGATTCCGCCCATGGCCGCGGAGATAGCTGTGCCACTCAATATTCCGAACATGCCTTCTCTCTGGGACACCCAGAGATAGGTGCCAGCGACCATTGATTGAATCTCTCGCCACTCCATCTTGGCATCTGCCAGGGCCTCTGATATGGCCTCCACAGCCATTTCAGGCATTGACCTATCGGGGAACACGCCCCACGGATGTAGTCCCACACCCACTATGGCTACGTCCCTAAATTTCTTCACCGTTTTCTCCTTAGTCCTAATTCTCTCTTCAGCACCAGAACTGATTCAGCCTACACCGGCTTCCACATCCAGGTGATATACTCCTTCTCCGCATCCTCGTACAGCTTTCCCGTGGTCATTTCCAGCGTCATCCCTATCTTCAAGTTATCATTACTGGTCAGGATGCCCAGAACCCTCAGGCCTTCCTCGGTGTCTACCATGCCGATAGCGTAGGGCTGGAAGGGCAGGGGTTCCTTCCTGAAGGGTGCCGGCGGAGCGTATTGCTGAACAGTCCACGTCCACAGCTTCCCTTTGTTGCTCAGCTTTATCTGCTCCACATTTTCTCTCACTTTTTCGCAGCTAGGATTGGCACAGAACGCTGCTTTAGGAAAGGTCACCGTGCCACACTTCTTGCATCTGCTAGCTATGAGCTGAGGCTTATCGGAGGGCCAGGTAAACAGCCCTTCGATTATGGGGACTTGCTTCTTGGCAGTCATACCTACTGAACTCCTTTCTTAGCTTCTTGTTTCCTGCGACCATTATAGAAAATGAGACACTAGGTTCAAAGCCCAATCTCTCGCGCTACAAGCTGGCGCTGAAAGCGAGCGTCGCCAAAAGCGAACTCAGATGCCTTGGCCCGCTTGGAATAAAGAGGCAGGTCGTGATCTTCACAGAAACCAATGGCTCCGTGACACTGGTGAGCCAGGTCTGAAATTCGTCTGTACGCCTCGCTGGTCCAGACCTTGGCCACGGCAGCCTCTTTGCCAAACGGAAGACCCTCGTTTACCTTCCAGGCTGCCAGGTAGGTCACATACTTCATCCCTTCCAGATCAATCAGCATATTGGCGCAGTGGTGCTGAATAGCCTGCAAGCTGCCAATCGGGTGGTCGAACTGGACTCTCTGTTTGACGTAATCAACAGTCATGTCCAAGACCTGCTGAGCACCACCTGTCATTTCTGCGCACTTGGCTACTGTAGCTACCTGGAGCAGCTTCTGAAGATACTCTCCGCCCTTGTGAACTTCGCCCAGGATACTGCCCTGGGGAATTCTCACCCTATTCAAAGTCACCTGGAACTGCTTGTCACCGGCTATAGCATCAATCGGGATGACAGTCAGGTTGGGATGCTTGGCATCCACTAGGAAGAGAGTGATTCCTTGCTGGCCGGAATTGTCTTTGCTTCTCGCGGCGCACAGCACGAGGTCAGCTAGGTGAGCATACTCCACAAAGAGCTTAGTGCCATCAACACTATATTCCTTGCCGTCGGCTGTAGCCTGACATTGAAGAGCATTAAGCTCATAGCCCACGTCCGGTTCACTTACAGCCAGGGTCAGTACCAGCTTACCTTGGGCTATCTTGGGAAGCAATCCCTTCTTCTGTTCTTCGCTTCCCACTTCGAGGATCGCCAGGCTACCTATCAGAGTAGGGAAGAACGGTCCGGGCAAGGCTGCTCTTCCCATTTCCTCGAGGAGCACGGCAACATCAAGGAAGCTGCCCTCGATTCCTCCGTACTTCTCTGGAATAACAAGCCCCATCCAGCCCAGTTCTGCCATTTTCCCCCACAGCTCGGGGGTGTAACCCTTTTCGTCCTTCACGATCTTTCTTACTAGATCCTTTGGACACTCAGTAGACAGGAAATCACGGGCTATTTTCCTTAGCATTTCTTGCTCTTCAGTAAAGGAAAAATCCATACCTCTGTCCTTCTTAGCTTCTGGGCAAGCCCAGACCTCTTAGCGCTATGGTGTTTCTTTGAATCTCCGAGGTACCACCCGCCAGGCTCAGACCCCTGTTGAAATTGTATAGAAACATGAATCTTCTTCTCAACGAGGCCCATTTGGAGTTATCCCTTAGCTGCACCTGTGGTCCCAGGACTTGCAACCCTACGTTGGCCATGCGCTGCCCCAGTTCGTCAGCAAAGACTTTGACTACAGAAGACTCCCAACTGATGCTAGATCCCTTGTTCAGCAGCCAGACAGCCTTGTAGCTAAGCATGCGGCACACCTCTAGCTCGACGGCTATCTCCGCCAACGTGTCTTGCAAAACCCGATCCTCTTTTAGGCTTCGGCCGTCATACTTGGCTTCGTTTACGTATTGCACCAAGTCTTCCAAATCTCTCCAGCTTCCAGCGTGTCTCAAACATCTGCCCCAGAACCTGTCTCCTTCCAGGCATTCGAATACAAGAGGCAGCCCTCGGTTCTCCTGACCGAGAAGATGTCTCTTGGGGACACGAACGTCCTCGAGGAATATCTCATTGAAAGACTTAGCTCCGGCCATATCTATGATTGGGTTCACGGTTACCCCCGGACTTCTTACATCCACCAAGAAGGTGCTCAGCCCTCTCGCTTTGGGAGCATCTGGATCTGTTCTGGCCAGAATCAGGCTCCACTCCGCGAGATGAGCACCGGTAGGCCATATCTTCTGCCCATTGAGTATGTAGTCATCGCCGTTTTTCACAGCGCGTGTCGCTGTGTTTAGTAAGTCGGAGCCTGCCCCCGGCTCGCTCAACCCTGTAGACCAAAATATCTCTCCCCTGGCCATCTTGGGGAGGAACTCACTCTTTTGCTCTTGGGTGCCGTGGGCCACAATGCCTGCCCCAACAGCGTCGTTAAACAGATGTCCGTATTGTGGTGCTCTATGGTAAGCTAGCTCTTCGGCGGCAACAAAGCGCTCCATAACCGAGCGTCCCAGCCCCCCATACTCTTTGGGCCACGTTATGCCCAGCCATCCCTTTTCCCCCAGTTTCCGCGTAAAGGCCCTAGACCATCCGCCAAAACCATAACCCTCATCTTCGATTTCACAGGGGAAACTTTCTAGATTCTCTTTCTGGCAAAACTGGCGAACCTCTGCCCGAAGTGCCTCTTCTTTCTCAGAAAATCGGAAGTCCATTATACCTTTGCCCCGCCTTTCATAGGAGGCATGATAGACGCATGTTCAACGGCTATTTTGACAACAGAATGAACCTCCATTTTCATCGGGGCAAACTGAGCCTTGAAGGAGTCCAACAGATCACCAGACTTGATTATTTGTGCTTTTCCACTGATGCGACAGCCTCCCCAGGTGTCTGGGTCGAAGACCATGACCGACACCTGTGGATTCTCTCTGATGTTAGCCATGGTCTGCGGGGATGCTATTTCGGCGAAGACGACGTGCTCGTCATCGAGCACTCGGAAAGATCCTTTGGGCGAGACATTCGGTTTGCCATTCTTGCTTGCCGTGGCTACGAAAGCGGGTACAACGCGCGAGATCATCTTCTTAGCTTCTTCTGGTAGCTTTGCCATATCGCCCCTCCTTCGGCATGAATTCTAGCATTGATGCCTTGAAAAGGCAACTTTGGCAGTTGCCGACCTTCCTGCGAAACACGGCAAATCTTCATGGCTCAGCTACGAACAGGAGTCGGGACGTTAGATTGCCGAATACAGATTGTCTTACACGGTTTCGTGTTCTGTGGGATTTTCGTGATTTCAAATCGGGGGAGATCGTGGTCACCGCAGAAGATGATATAATAACTCGAAAGGCTGCCAAGAGCAGTTGAAGTCAACCTGGAATCAAAACTAGAATTGATGTCAAACGTCCCCTAAGTCCGAAGGAGTAAGTTATGAAAATCTATACTTATTCTGAGGCTAGACAAAAGTTGGCGCAGTTTGAAGAGTCCGAGAACGAAGAGCTTGTCATTCGACGCCGCGAGGGCGATATGTTTTCCATTGTTCCGAAGCCTCTCCGCCGGCGGTCTCCCTTTGATGTGCCTTGTCTGCGCAAAGGCATTTCACGGAAAGAAATACTGGAGGCAATTCGTGAGTCTAGAGAAGGGCTTAATAGCTTACTACAGCGGCCGGCGTAAATGCTACCGATGATTTCGGGCGTCGGAACGAGAGGAGAGAATGAAGAGGATCAAACCGGAATATATCGGGTGGTGGCGGATTACCGAAATGTCCCAATGGGACCAGGAATTCATCGATCTTGTCGCGCCTGGTCACCTGACCGTTAAGAGCAACGGGTTGGGCGAATTCGCTTTCGGGGCAATTGAGGCAGACGTTGACTGCCGGGTTGAGAAGGTGGGTGGAACAGAACGGCTCGCCTTCTCATTTGAGGGATGGGACGAAGGGGATGACGTAAGCGGAAGAGGATGGGCAGAAGTGACTGGGGACGCCATGCAGGGATGGTTTTCCTTTCACCTTGGTGATGAGTCAACGTTCAAGGCGGTGAGGCAGAAAGCGAGGTGATGTCCTGGCAGACGGCTGCAGCGAACGGCGCAAACGACGCTGCTTGGCTTGACCGTCAGATGTCCCAAGGAGGAGCACTATGCAAACTAACCTCGCAAGATACCAAGACGACCTAGATAGCATCATTGAACGTGCTAAGCTCATTGAACGTGACCTGGTCAATGTGGTTAAGGGAAGAAAGGGAAAGAAAGGTGAACCCGAGGCCGGTAGGACATTTCAGTTCTCCTATCAAGCTTGGTATTCAGAGGCACACGAAGTCATACGGCAAATCCTGCCAAATCGCCTTAACGAATTCAAAGAACTTTATCAAGGCAGCGAGAAACGCAAGCCCATTGACAAGAATACATATACAATACGGGATTGGCTTCTCAGCACCCGGTCACCAGTGGAGATGTTTGCGTACTTCGATGACACAGGGATTGTGCTGGCGCGGTTCCAAATGCAACGCCAGATTCTCGAATCGGCAAAGGCCAGGTTTGAGAGTTCCCTTTTTGATATTAGGCAAATCGTGCGAGCGGATCTGTTTGACTCAGAACTGCAATCAGCCAGGGAGCTCCTGAAAAACGGGTTCATTCGTGCGGCAGGCGCGATTGCTGGGGTAGTGGCTGAGAAGCATCTTGAGGAAGTCTGTCACAACCACAACGTAGCGATGAAGAAGAAGCCGACTATGAGCACATTGAATGACGCGCTCAAGGACCAGGACGTTATAGATGTTCCCGAATGGCGCTTCATTCAGAGGCTAGGAGACTTGCGCAATCTGTGTGATCACAATAGAAAACGAGAACCCACTGAAGAGGAAGTCCTTGGGCTAATAGACGGGGTCGACAAGATAATGAAGACGGTGTTTTGACAGGAACATCTAACCAGGAGTTGTAGGGTGAGTGAAACCCACCTTCCGGCTGGGGTGTGTTTGGGTGGTGGGTTTCGTCCGCCCCAAGCGGACTACACCCACCCTACCTGTTGGTGAGCCTGGCAATTCGAATTGGGTGTGAAGATTGTCACGAGCACTTGAAGTGGAGCTGACTCAAAGCTACAATTGAGGCTAAACGGCCCACAAGCCTGTAGGAGGTGACTGGAATGCCAGCGTTTATCTACGAGAAGAAGGGAAGGATCGCCTATCTCACCATCAACCGGCCCGAGGCGCGCAACGCCATGAACCGCGAAGTCTGGGATGGGCTGGTAAAAGCCTGGAAAGACGTGGGAGACAACCCTGACATCTGGATAGCCATTGTGACCGCCACTGGTGACAAGGCCTTCTCATCAGGGCAGGACTTGAAGGAGATGGCTGAGTGGATGGCCATCCCCGAGGACAAGCGTCCCCCTATGCCACTGCCGGAAGTCAACCCTATGCGCGGCATGCAGGTATGGAAGCCCTTCATCGCCGCCATCAACGGCCTTTGTATCGGCGGGGGACTGGAGCTGGCCATGGCCTGCGATCTCAGGATTGCGGCCAGTACCGCCAGGCTCGGTCTGGCCGAGGTCAAGTCAGCAGTCATACCGGGGAACAGCGGCAGCCAGAAGCTGCCACGTTTGATACCTTTTGCCAAGGCTTTGGAGCTCCTCATGACTGGCGACCTGATGGAGGCCGAGGAGGCCTGCCGACTTGGTCTGGTGAACAAGGTGGTCCCCTTTGATCAACTCATGCCCGAGGCTGAGGCGCTGGCCAACCGCATCTGCGAAAATGGCCCCCTAGCCGTCAGGGCAGTCAAGGAACTGGCGTACCGCGGCATAGAGATGAGCCTGGCCGACGGGCTACGACTGGAACTGGAAATCGGCGCCCGCCTTTCGAAGAGCGAA
Coding sequences:
- a CDS encoding crotonase/enoyl-CoA hydratase family protein (Catalyzes the reversible hydration of unsaturated fatty acyl-CoA to beta-hydroxyacyl-CoA); the protein is MPAFIYEKKGRIAYLTINRPEARNAMNREVWDGLVKAWKDVGDNPDIWIAIVTATGDKAFSSGQDLKEMAEWMAIPEDKRPPMPLPEVNPMRGMQVWKPFIAAINGLCIGGGLELAMACDLRIAASTARLGLAEVKSAVIPGNSGSQKLPRLIPFAKALELLMTGDLMEAEEACRLGLVNKVVPFDQLMPEAEALANRICENGPLAVRAVKELAYRGIEMSLADGLRLELEIGARLSKSEDSMEGPRAFAEKRKPVWKGR
- a CDS encoding prevent-host-death protein produces the protein MKIYTYSEARQKLAQFEESENEELVIRRREGDMFSIVPKPLRRRSPFDVPCLRKGISRKEILEAIRESREGLNSLLQRPA
- a CDS encoding Zn-ribbon domain-containing OB-fold protein; this encodes MTAKKQVPIIEGLFTWPSDKPQLIASRCKKCGTVTFPKAAFCANPSCEKVRENVEQIKLSNKGKLWTWTVQQYAPPAPFRKEPLPFQPYAIGMVDTEEGLRVLGILTSNDNLKIGMTLEMTTGKLYEDAEKEYITWMWKPV
- a CDS encoding pyridoxamine 5'-phosphate oxidase family protein; protein product: MAKLPEEAKKMISRVVPAFVATASKNGKPNVSPKGSFRVLDDEHVVFAEIASPQTMANIRENPQVSVMVFDPDTWGGCRISGKAQIIKSGDLLDSFKAQFAPMKMEVHSVVKIAVEHASIMPPMKGGAKV
- a CDS encoding acyl-CoA dehydrogenase is translated as MDFSFTEEQEMLRKIARDFLSTECPKDLVRKIVKDEKGYTPELWGKMAELGWMGLVIPEKYGGIEGSFLDVAVLLEEMGRAALPGPFFPTLIGSLAILEVGSEEQKKGLLPKIAQGKLVLTLAVSEPDVGYELNALQCQATADGKEYSVDGTKLFVEYAHLADLVLCAARSKDNSGQQGITLFLVDAKHPNLTVIPIDAIAGDKQFQVTLNRVRIPQGSILGEVHKGGEYLQKLLQVATVAKCAEMTGGAQQVLDMTVDYVKQRVQFDHPIGSLQAIQHHCANMLIDLEGMKYVTYLAAWKVNEGLPFGKEAAVAKVWTSEAYRRISDLAHQCHGAIGFCEDHDLPLYSKRAKASEFAFGDARFQRQLVAREIGL
- a CDS encoding acyl-CoA dehydrogenase translates to MDFRFSEKEEALRAEVRQFCQKENLESFPCEIEDEGYGFGGWSRAFTRKLGEKGWLGITWPKEYGGLGRSVMERFVAAEELAYHRAPQYGHLFNDAVGAGIVAHGTQEQKSEFLPKMARGEIFWSTGLSEPGAGSDLLNTATRAVKNGDDYILNGQKIWPTGAHLAEWSLILARTDPDAPKARGLSTFLVDVRSPGVTVNPIIDMAGAKSFNEIFLEDVRVPKRHLLGQENRGLPLVFECLEGDRFWGRCLRHAGSWRDLEDLVQYVNEAKYDGRSLKEDRVLQDTLAEIAVELEVCRMLSYKAVWLLNKGSSISWESSVVKVFADELGQRMANVGLQVLGPQVQLRDNSKWASLRRRFMFLYNFNRGLSLAGGTSEIQRNTIALRGLGLPRS